Proteins encoded together in one Polaribacter reichenbachii window:
- a CDS encoding sulfatase-like hydrolase/transferase, with amino-acid sequence MKKISRNYCFLLVFIFSLCIQAQKDKNKKPNIIIVLTDDQGWADVGFNGATDIPTDNLDRIAKEGVIFSNGYVSHPYCSPSRAGLLTGRYQARFGHDCNMPYEGENDASVGTPLSEKMISEALKEQGYRTAAIGKWHVGDHTDLQPNAQGFDHWFGFPGGAMNFWGKPDGPLKTIIRNGKKVAQEELSYLTDDFTDEAIDFINKKDDKPFFIYLAYNAPHAPDHATDKYLKNTKHIEYGGRSVYAAMVNGVDIGVGRIDSLLKAKGIKENTIIAFLSDNGGRKHHADNRPNRGHKGMLFEGGIKVPFFITWQNKIKSNQVYENPIISLDLFPTLIEAAGANSAKETQLDGVNLMPYINKKNTSKPHEKLFWRSVGGFEYAVRIGDFKLYKSAYKEKTLLFNLKTDPFERKDIAKEHPKKIAELEKAYTTWDANNIAPQWVDPHPENVIKEEKQFRAIRKRATNKPK; translated from the coding sequence ATGAAAAAAATATCTAGAAATTACTGTTTTCTTTTGGTTTTTATTTTTAGCTTGTGTATTCAGGCTCAGAAAGATAAAAATAAAAAACCCAATATTATTATTGTTTTAACAGACGATCAAGGTTGGGCAGATGTTGGTTTTAACGGAGCAACAGATATACCAACAGATAATTTAGATAGAATTGCAAAAGAAGGTGTAATTTTTTCTAACGGATATGTTTCACATCCCTACTGTAGTCCATCTAGAGCAGGTTTATTAACAGGTAGATATCAAGCACGTTTTGGGCACGATTGTAACATGCCTTACGAAGGTGAAAATGATGCTTCTGTAGGAACTCCTTTATCAGAAAAAATGATTTCTGAAGCTTTAAAAGAACAAGGTTACAGAACTGCAGCAATTGGCAAATGGCACGTGGGCGATCATACAGATTTGCAGCCCAATGCCCAAGGTTTCGATCATTGGTTTGGTTTTCCTGGTGGTGCTATGAATTTTTGGGGAAAACCTGATGGCCCCCTAAAAACCATCATTAGAAATGGTAAAAAAGTTGCGCAAGAAGAACTGAGTTATTTAACAGACGATTTTACAGACGAAGCTATAGATTTTATCAACAAAAAAGACGATAAACCTTTCTTTATTTACTTAGCTTATAATGCGCCTCATGCACCAGATCACGCAACAGATAAATACTTAAAAAACACAAAACATATAGAATATGGTGGTAGAAGTGTTTACGCAGCAATGGTTAATGGTGTTGATATTGGTGTAGGTAGAATCGATTCGCTTTTAAAAGCAAAAGGGATAAAAGAAAATACAATTATTGCTTTTTTAAGTGATAATGGAGGTAGAAAACATCACGCAGATAATAGACCAAACAGAGGTCATAAAGGAATGCTTTTTGAAGGCGGAATTAAAGTGCCGTTTTTTATTACTTGGCAAAATAAAATTAAGTCTAATCAGGTGTATGAGAATCCTATTATTTCTTTAGATTTATTTCCTACACTTATAGAAGCTGCAGGTGCAAACTCAGCAAAAGAAACCCAATTAGATGGGGTAAATTTAATGCCTTACATCAACAAGAAAAATACATCAAAACCACATGAAAAGTTATTTTGGCGTTCAGTAGGTGGCTTTGAATATGCTGTAAGAATTGGCGATTTTAAATTGTACAAAAGTGCTTACAAAGAAAAAACACTGTTATTTAATTTAAAAACAGATCCTTTTGAAAGAAAGGATATTGCAAAAGAACATCCTAAAAAAATTGCTGAATTAGAAAAGGCTTACACAACATGGGATGCTAATAATATTGCGCCTCAATGGGTAGATCCTCATCCAGAGAATGTAATTAAAGAAGAAAAACAATTTAGAGCAATTAGAAAAAGAGCTACAAACAAACCTAAATAA
- the galB gene encoding beta-galactosidase GalB, translated as MNKNSFLLIVMIAFLVSSEKTIAQDLNFNDAWLFYNDVAEGAEKPDFNDAKWRKLSLPHDWGIEGPFSNNNNARTGGLPSKGTGWYRKHFKMDKNAEGKLVHIEFEGAMYDAYVWVNGNFVGNRPYGYIGFEFEISKHLKFDGSENVVAVRLTPKDLSSRWYPGAGLYRSVWLKVNNPVHVEQWGAYITTPTVSKKLGVIQNETTIVNSTNLDAKVKVTQEYFSPDGKLAAKIDDEITVKANSKEVSGTWVNVKNPEIWDTENPNIYKAVTTVSKNGKVIDTYNSTFGFRSISFTTEGFFLNGKKVRFNGVCLHHDNGALGAAVYRRADERKLQIMKSMGVNAVRTSHNPPSREFLELCDELGLMVLDEAFDVWKEQKVENGYNVFFEEWAERDIKDMVKRDRNHPSVIMWSTGNEIHEQHNKKNGWKVAKMLHEYCKEIDPTRPTTLGMNNFEAPYKMNFAAQSDIAGINYKPTKYGYIHETYPQLALYGSETSSCTSSRGVYHLPIEKYQKHESNHVTSYDLVGPPWAYPPDVEFHFQEQNPNIMGEFIWTGFDYLGEPTPYGGRDNSTNGYWNADWPSRSSYFGAVDLCGFPKDRFYLYQSHWTTKPMIHLLPHWNWKGMEGEEIPVYCYTNVDEAELFVNGKSMGKRVKGKDFTELKVDFLRYEPKIFNSKYRLSWNVPYEPGTIKVVGYKDGKVVNEKTINTAGKPYQVKLSVDRKEIDADGTDLAYVTIRVEDKNGNLCPNADNLVKFSVKGEGNLIAVDNGDQTSLTSFQAPQRKAFSGMCLAILKSSKTSGKIELTAKSKSLKTDKIIVKTN; from the coding sequence ATGAATAAAAATAGTTTTCTACTTATTGTGATGATTGCATTTCTTGTTTCATCAGAAAAAACAATAGCACAAGATTTAAATTTTAATGATGCCTGGCTTTTCTATAATGATGTTGCAGAAGGTGCAGAAAAACCAGATTTTAATGATGCTAAATGGCGTAAATTAAGTTTGCCTCATGATTGGGGAATAGAAGGTCCATTTAGCAATAACAATAATGCAAGAACAGGTGGTTTGCCTTCTAAAGGAACTGGTTGGTACAGAAAGCATTTTAAAATGGATAAAAATGCAGAAGGCAAATTGGTTCATATCGAATTCGAAGGTGCCATGTACGATGCATATGTTTGGGTAAATGGTAATTTTGTAGGCAACAGACCTTATGGTTACATAGGTTTTGAGTTCGAAATTAGTAAACACTTAAAATTCGATGGTTCAGAAAATGTTGTTGCTGTTCGTTTAACGCCAAAAGATTTATCATCAAGATGGTATCCAGGAGCAGGTTTATATCGTTCTGTTTGGTTAAAAGTTAACAACCCAGTACACGTAGAACAATGGGGTGCGTATATTACTACACCAACTGTTTCTAAGAAATTAGGTGTTATTCAAAATGAAACTACAATTGTAAATAGCACAAATTTAGATGCTAAAGTTAAAGTTACACAAGAGTATTTTTCTCCAGATGGTAAATTGGCTGCAAAAATTGATGATGAAATTACAGTAAAAGCAAATTCTAAAGAAGTTTCAGGAACTTGGGTAAATGTGAAGAACCCAGAAATTTGGGATACTGAAAATCCGAATATTTATAAAGCTGTAACTACAGTTTCTAAAAACGGAAAAGTAATCGATACTTACAATTCAACTTTTGGCTTTAGATCGATTTCATTTACTACAGAAGGGTTTTTCTTAAATGGAAAAAAAGTAAGATTTAACGGAGTTTGTTTACATCATGACAATGGAGCTTTAGGTGCTGCTGTTTATAGAAGAGCAGATGAGCGCAAGTTGCAAATTATGAAAAGTATGGGGGTAAATGCAGTTCGTACAAGTCATAACCCACCTTCTAGAGAATTTTTAGAACTGTGTGATGAATTAGGGTTAATGGTTTTAGATGAAGCTTTTGATGTTTGGAAAGAACAAAAAGTAGAAAATGGCTACAACGTATTTTTCGAAGAATGGGCAGAAAGAGACATAAAAGATATGGTAAAAAGAGATAGAAACCATCCTTCTGTAATTATGTGGAGTACAGGTAACGAAATTCACGAGCAACATAACAAAAAGAATGGATGGAAGGTTGCTAAAATGTTGCATGAATACTGTAAAGAAATCGATCCAACTCGTCCTACAACCTTAGGAATGAACAATTTTGAAGCTCCTTACAAAATGAATTTCGCTGCACAATCAGACATTGCAGGTATCAATTATAAACCAACAAAGTATGGTTATATTCACGAAACTTATCCGCAGTTGGCTTTGTATGGCTCAGAAACCTCAAGTTGTACTAGTAGTAGAGGTGTGTATCATTTACCAATCGAAAAATATCAAAAACACGAATCAAATCACGTAACAAGTTACGATTTAGTTGGGCCACCTTGGGCTTATCCACCAGATGTAGAATTCCATTTTCAAGAGCAAAACCCTAATATTATGGGCGAATTTATTTGGACAGGGTTCGATTACTTAGGAGAACCAACACCTTATGGAGGTAGAGATAATTCTACAAACGGATATTGGAATGCAGATTGGCCTTCTAGAAGTTCTTATTTTGGAGCTGTAGATTTATGTGGTTTTCCTAAGGATAGATTTTATTTGTACCAAAGTCACTGGACCACAAAACCAATGATTCATCTATTACCTCATTGGAACTGGAAAGGTATGGAAGGTGAAGAAATACCTGTGTATTGTTACACAAATGTTGATGAAGCCGAACTTTTTGTGAACGGAAAATCAATGGGAAAAAGAGTAAAAGGAAAAGATTTTACAGAACTTAAAGTAGATTTTTTACGATACGAACCAAAAATCTTTAATTCTAAATACAGATTATCTTGGAACGTACCTTATGAACCAGGAACCATAAAAGTTGTAGGTTATAAAGATGGCAAAGTTGTAAATGAAAAAACAATTAATACTGCTGGTAAACCTTATCAAGTTAAATTATCTGTAGACAGAAAAGAGATTGATGCAGATGGTACAGATCTAGCATATGTAACAATTAGAGTAGAAGATAAAAACGGAAATCTTTGTCCGAATGCAGATAACTTAGTCAAGTTTTCAGTAAAAGGCGAAGGGAATTTAATTGCGGTAGATAATGGAGATCAAACGAGTTTAACTTCTTTTCAAGCACCACAAAGAAAAGCTTTTAGTGGTATGTGTTTGGCAATATTAAAATCATCAAAAACATCTGGTAAAATAGAATTAACAGCAAAATCGAAATCGCTTAAGACAGATAAAATTATTGTAAAAACAAATTAG
- a CDS encoding sulfatase family protein has product MKKILTFLILVCFVVNIDAQKKDKRPNVIVILADDIGVGDISKYRRLHSNNIILETPSIDNLAKDGMMFTDAHSPAALCATSRYAIMTGNSNFRSTAPWGVWSGYAKSVIRKDQMTLGKLMKQANYNTAFFGKWHLGTTFKTKDNPDQLYFDKNGKVDYNVDISKIIIGPKQLGFDYSLSLPAGIQGPPYAFYENHEWMKLKSDSKIQMIDNDFMKNINLKLDKNPGYGDSNWNPHNVGGILATKAVNYIAKNANKEKPFFMYYCSQAVHVPHAPIDKLDGKKIKGTTPSLHLDMVKELDTQMGMLVAELKKQGVYENTVFIFTSDNGGLMKKNTIKSGHKVSDIYRGSKNKFHEGGHRVPFIVTWPNVVKKNQQSAKPILGQDIMATIAAIANQKLSNDVAQDSYNLYTVLLNKEKKEQRSHLMIQGGSAHHVIIIEDGWKLVIKVDKKDKSNKTRTPVALFDLNTNISENEKYNFITSTKHQEKVKYLFATYNKTRDSNASTSVH; this is encoded by the coding sequence ATGAAAAAAATCTTAACTTTTCTAATTTTAGTATGCTTTGTTGTAAATATTGATGCTCAAAAAAAGGATAAAAGACCTAATGTAATTGTTATTTTAGCTGATGATATTGGTGTTGGAGACATCTCTAAATACAGAAGATTACACAGTAATAATATTATACTAGAAACACCAAGTATAGACAATCTTGCCAAAGACGGAATGATGTTTACAGATGCACATTCACCTGCAGCATTGTGTGCAACTTCACGTTACGCAATCATGACAGGGAATAGCAATTTTAGAAGTACTGCACCTTGGGGTGTTTGGTCTGGTTACGCAAAATCTGTTATTAGAAAAGATCAAATGACTTTAGGTAAGTTGATGAAACAAGCCAATTATAACACTGCATTTTTCGGAAAATGGCATTTAGGAACCACCTTTAAAACCAAAGACAACCCAGATCAATTATATTTTGATAAGAATGGAAAAGTAGATTATAATGTAGATATTTCTAAAATTATCATTGGCCCTAAACAATTAGGTTTCGATTATAGTTTGTCTTTACCAGCAGGTATTCAAGGACCTCCTTATGCTTTTTACGAAAACCACGAGTGGATGAAATTAAAATCAGATTCTAAAATTCAGATGATTGATAATGATTTTATGAAAAATATCAACCTAAAATTAGATAAAAATCCTGGATATGGAGATTCTAACTGGAATCCTCATAATGTAGGTGGAATTTTAGCAACAAAAGCAGTTAATTATATTGCAAAAAATGCGAATAAAGAAAAGCCATTCTTTATGTATTATTGTTCGCAAGCAGTGCATGTTCCTCACGCTCCAATAGATAAATTAGATGGTAAAAAAATAAAAGGTACAACACCTTCTTTACACTTAGATATGGTTAAAGAGCTTGATACACAAATGGGTATGTTGGTTGCTGAACTTAAAAAACAAGGTGTTTATGAAAATACTGTTTTTATTTTTACTTCGGATAATGGTGGTTTAATGAAAAAAAATACCATAAAATCAGGTCATAAAGTAAGTGATATTTATAGAGGATCTAAAAATAAATTCCACGAAGGTGGGCACAGAGTTCCTTTTATTGTTACCTGGCCAAATGTTGTAAAAAAGAATCAACAATCAGCAAAACCAATTTTAGGACAAGATATTATGGCTACGATTGCTGCAATAGCGAATCAAAAATTAAGTAATGATGTAGCACAAGATTCTTACAATTTGTATACAGTATTATTAAACAAAGAGAAAAAAGAACAAAGAAGTCATTTAATGATTCAAGGGGGTTCTGCACATCACGTTATTATTATAGAAGATGGTTGGAAACTTGTGATTAAAGTTGATAAAAAAGACAAGTCTAATAAAACCAGAACTCCAGTTGCTTTGTTCGATTTAAACACAAATATTAGCGAAAACGAAAAGTATAACTTTATTACATCAACTAAACATCAAGAAAAAGTAAAATATTTGTTTGCTACTTATAATAAAACTAGAGATTCTAATGCTTCTACTTCAGTACATTAG
- a CDS encoding family 16 glycosylhydrolase has product MARLKKLVTLIIIITLNSLYAQKSPYFEKGEDPKPEGTKWKLVKGMSDEFNGKSVNEGKWQISGQGWIGRAPGLFQAENIKVADGNLQITTKKLAKPIVKNGNTFTHGGGYVGSYESMKYGYYEARMKANKTFMSSTFWLINDRKGTKGCDNRVTELDIQECFGQITSDRQFTIGFDQRMNSNTHSRGVKEGCDIPEGRSPAKANLASGKVYDDYHVYAVWWKSKDEILFFLDGKLHSKVKPPADFDLDMHLRMVVETYNWNPVPADGGMTGSKEDRTTSYDWVRTWKLK; this is encoded by the coding sequence ATGGCAAGATTAAAAAAGTTAGTTACTCTAATAATTATAATAACTTTAAACTCTTTGTACGCTCAAAAATCTCCCTATTTTGAAAAAGGTGAAGATCCTAAACCAGAAGGTACAAAATGGAAATTAGTAAAAGGAATGTCTGATGAGTTTAATGGCAAGAGCGTAAATGAAGGCAAATGGCAAATTTCTGGCCAAGGTTGGATTGGTCGTGCACCAGGATTATTCCAAGCAGAAAACATAAAAGTTGCAGATGGTAACTTACAAATCACCACAAAAAAACTAGCAAAACCAATTGTAAAAAACGGTAATACATTTACACACGGAGGTGGTTATGTTGGTTCTTATGAGTCTATGAAATATGGCTATTATGAAGCAAGAATGAAAGCCAATAAAACTTTTATGTCTTCTACTTTTTGGTTGATAAATGATAGAAAAGGCACAAAAGGTTGCGATAACAGAGTTACAGAATTAGACATACAAGAATGTTTTGGTCAAATAACATCAGACAGACAATTTACCATTGGTTTTGATCAAAGAATGAATTCTAATACACACAGTAGAGGTGTAAAAGAAGGTTGCGATATTCCTGAAGGACGATCTCCTGCAAAAGCAAATCTTGCAAGTGGTAAAGTATATGATGATTACCACGTTTACGCAGTTTGGTGGAAAAGCAAAGACGAAATCTTATTCTTTTTAGATGGCAAATTACATTCTAAAGTTAAACCGCCAGCAGATTTCGATTTAGATATGCATTTAAGAATGGTTGTAGAAACGTATAACTGGAATCCTGTGCCAGCAGATGGTGGAATGACAGGTTCTAAAGAAGACAGAACAACTTCTTATGATTGGGTACGTACTTGGAAATTAAAATAA
- a CDS encoding glycoside hydrolase family 117 protein has protein sequence MKQFIILLVFVSFLNACKNKTETVSAEKEVKVFPHHLPKEKPNMPLSSALNRLYDNYLAPKPQDNELFSQFKYTDVKGFDYNNHDGTISRRDPSKVIKHNGKYYVWYTYRNTPTPPQGAAKSTEVIPSSDWDLAEIWYATSTDGFHWEEQGVAIKRPKKPIVGWRSVTTTDILQWKGKYYLYYQGFMEASGKRGDDCPVAVSYADSPDGPWTPYNKIVIPNGGEGEWDQFSIHDPYPLVYKGKIYLYYKSDFGEPGDWVRMQGLATADNPLGPFTKHPLNPVISSGHETSLFPFKTGIAAMVYKDGNEHNTVQYAEDGVNFEIASITEMMPYAAAPFVPDAFTDTKDGRGVTWGMAHFINYNSNWGTFHSILTRFDCDLSQDLNDPEMKEPRVKYTPQDYFKRSLSKKQQQRITKENKEVLK, from the coding sequence ATGAAACAATTCATCATACTTTTAGTCTTTGTAAGTTTTTTAAATGCTTGTAAAAATAAAACTGAAACAGTAAGTGCAGAAAAAGAAGTAAAAGTTTTTCCACATCATTTACCAAAAGAAAAACCAAATATGCCTTTAAGTAGTGCATTAAATCGTTTGTATGATAATTATTTGGCTCCAAAACCACAAGACAATGAGTTGTTTTCACAGTTTAAATATACAGATGTAAAAGGTTTTGATTACAACAATCACGATGGTACAATAAGTAGAAGAGATCCATCAAAAGTAATAAAGCATAATGGTAAATATTATGTTTGGTACACCTACAGAAATACGCCAACTCCACCTCAAGGAGCTGCGAAAAGTACAGAGGTAATTCCTTCATCAGATTGGGATTTAGCCGAAATTTGGTATGCAACAAGTACAGATGGTTTTCATTGGGAAGAGCAAGGTGTTGCTATAAAAAGACCTAAAAAACCAATTGTTGGTTGGCGTTCTGTAACTACAACAGATATTTTACAATGGAAAGGGAAATACTATTTATATTATCAAGGGTTTATGGAAGCCAGTGGAAAACGTGGTGATGATTGCCCAGTTGCAGTTTCGTATGCAGATTCTCCTGATGGACCTTGGACACCTTATAATAAAATTGTAATTCCTAATGGTGGTGAAGGTGAATGGGATCAGTTTTCTATTCACGATCCATATCCTTTAGTGTATAAAGGAAAAATTTATTTATACTATAAATCAGATTTTGGTGAGCCTGGTGATTGGGTAAGAATGCAAGGTTTAGCAACTGCGGATAATCCTTTAGGTCCTTTTACAAAACATCCATTAAACCCTGTAATTTCTTCAGGACACGAAACTTCTCTTTTCCCTTTTAAAACAGGTATTGCAGCAATGGTTTATAAAGATGGTAATGAGCATAATACAGTACAATATGCAGAAGATGGTGTAAATTTCGAAATTGCTTCAATTACAGAAATGATGCCTTATGCAGCTGCGCCATTTGTGCCAGATGCTTTTACAGATACAAAAGATGGTAGAGGTGTAACTTGGGGAATGGCTCATTTTATCAATTATAATTCTAATTGGGGTACTTTTCATTCTATTTTAACTCGTTTCGATTGCGATTTAAGTCAAGATCTAAACGACCCAGAAATGAAAGAACCACGCGTAAAATATACACCACAAGATTATTTTAAACGTAGTTTAAGTAAAAAACAGCAGCAAAGAATTACAAAAGAAAACAAAGAAGTTTTAAAATAA
- a CDS encoding alpha-L-fucosidase — MNQNRIFIVVFILLLVACKQVEVNTNKQIEKYQPTLASLKKHGAAPEWFADAKLGMYFHWGPYSVPAYGSAWYPHNMYKDNNGVRKHHEKTYGSIYEFGYEDFIPMFKAEKFDPDDWAKLFKDTGAKFAGPVAQHHDGFAMWNSDVNPWNAADMGPKRDILGDIFKSLKKEGLKTIATFHHARNGQRNADKPELWKKAYNSHYVYHPDLPTATTDEKLRKLFGNFETIEEFNQYWLEQVNEVIDKYSPDILWYDSWLNLIPENKILQMAAHHFNNGLKENKEVMLAHKQEDLPKEFSVLDYEQGGRKDSWPTPWMTDVTLGKNRWMYVEGHPYKTADLVVRNMIDVWSKNGVVLLNVSPRADGVINKEQRAILKEIGDWMKVHGEAVYGTRPHNIFGFGNAKTGKGHNAGQSSTVQYTADDVRFTVAKDKKAMYIFFLGKPEIGKRIQMKSIGGYHRNIPPGKIKKIIHLGSNAATKFEHSTSTFFLTIPDTELNNLANVFKLELD; from the coding sequence ATGAATCAGAATAGAATATTTATTGTTGTATTTATCTTGTTATTAGTTGCTTGTAAACAAGTTGAGGTAAATACAAACAAACAAATAGAGAAATACCAACCAACATTAGCATCACTTAAAAAACATGGTGCAGCACCAGAATGGTTTGCAGATGCTAAATTAGGTATGTATTTTCATTGGGGGCCATATAGTGTACCTGCTTATGGTAGTGCTTGGTACCCTCATAATATGTATAAAGATAATAATGGTGTTCGTAAACATCATGAAAAAACTTATGGTAGTATTTATGAGTTTGGTTATGAAGATTTTATACCAATGTTTAAAGCAGAAAAGTTTGATCCAGATGATTGGGCTAAATTATTTAAAGATACTGGCGCAAAATTTGCTGGTCCAGTAGCACAACATCATGATGGTTTTGCTATGTGGAATAGTGATGTAAACCCTTGGAATGCTGCAGATATGGGGCCAAAAAGAGATATTTTGGGCGATATTTTTAAATCGCTTAAAAAAGAAGGATTAAAAACCATTGCAACTTTTCATCATGCAAGAAATGGACAACGAAATGCAGATAAACCAGAATTATGGAAAAAGGCATACAACAGTCATTATGTATATCATCCAGATTTACCAACAGCAACTACAGATGAAAAATTGAGAAAACTTTTTGGGAATTTTGAAACCATAGAAGAGTTTAATCAATATTGGTTAGAACAAGTAAATGAAGTTATAGACAAATACAGTCCAGATATTTTATGGTACGACTCTTGGCTAAATTTAATTCCTGAAAATAAAATTTTGCAAATGGCTGCACATCATTTTAATAACGGATTAAAAGAAAACAAAGAAGTAATGTTAGCTCATAAACAAGAAGATTTACCAAAAGAATTTAGTGTTTTAGATTACGAACAAGGAGGTCGTAAAGATTCTTGGCCAACGCCATGGATGACAGATGTAACTTTAGGTAAAAATAGATGGATGTATGTAGAAGGACATCCATACAAAACCGCAGATTTAGTGGTTCGTAATATGATTGATGTTTGGAGTAAAAACGGAGTAGTTTTACTTAATGTCTCGCCAAGAGCAGATGGAGTTATTAATAAAGAACAAAGAGCTATTTTAAAAGAAATTGGAGATTGGATGAAAGTGCATGGAGAAGCTGTTTATGGAACAAGACCCCATAATATCTTCGGATTTGGGAATGCGAAAACAGGTAAAGGCCATAATGCTGGGCAATCTTCTACAGTACAATATACAGCAGATGATGTGCGTTTTACAGTGGCAAAAGATAAAAAGGCAATGTATATTTTCTTTTTAGGGAAACCAGAAATAGGCAAAAGAATACAAATGAAATCGATTGGAGGTTATCATAGAAATATACCTCCAGGTAAAATTAAAAAGATTATTCATTTAGGTTCTAATGCAGCCACTAAATTCGAACACAGCACATCTACTTTTTTCTTAACTATACCAGATACCGAGTTAAATAACCTAGCTAATGTCTTTAAATTAGAGTTAGATTAA
- a CDS encoding glycoside hydrolase family 117 protein: MKKYFYIFTIGIVLFSCQREKETTDESTQKEFPFFIPDQKPNRPLSAAVERNYDAYESIRPEQNELYSQFKYTKLKGFDYNGGDGTITRRDPSKVIFENGKYYVWYTGRKTKVKAVGMAKAKEATDQIPSADWDLADIWYATSEDGFTWEEQGIAVRRPPKPQPGWRSVTTTDILKFKGKYYLYFQAFEEASGLRGDFCPVSVAWADSPDGPWTHTGKVVLPNGPEGSWDQYSIHDPYPLVHDGKIYLYYKGDFDKRPELKPSKIRMQGLAIAEDPLGPFKKHPLNPVINSGHETTLFPFREGVAAIVQRDGQEHNTIQYAKDWVNFEIASITELMPVAGGPFVPDAFTDTKDGRGITWGISHIINAGGNWKNNHTILLRFDCDLSQDIHDDAMKQHHYNYSPEFHYSHGLNKNQKKRIQHHNIKLKQNESE, translated from the coding sequence ATGAAAAAATATTTTTACATTTTCACAATAGGAATAGTACTTTTTTCTTGTCAAAGAGAAAAAGAAACAACTGATGAATCTACTCAAAAAGAATTTCCTTTTTTTATTCCTGATCAAAAACCAAATAGACCTTTAAGTGCAGCAGTAGAACGTAATTATGATGCTTACGAATCTATTAGACCAGAGCAAAACGAATTGTATAGCCAATTTAAATACACCAAATTAAAAGGTTTCGATTATAATGGAGGAGATGGAACGATTACACGTAGAGATCCTTCAAAAGTAATTTTTGAAAACGGCAAATACTATGTTTGGTATACAGGCCGTAAAACAAAAGTAAAAGCGGTAGGAATGGCAAAAGCTAAAGAAGCAACAGACCAAATTCCGTCTGCAGATTGGGATTTAGCAGATATTTGGTACGCAACTTCAGAAGATGGTTTTACATGGGAAGAGCAAGGAATTGCAGTTCGTCGTCCGCCAAAACCTCAGCCAGGTTGGAGGTCAGTTACAACAACAGATATTTTAAAATTTAAAGGAAAATACTATTTATACTTTCAAGCTTTTGAAGAAGCAAGTGGTTTACGTGGCGATTTTTGCCCTGTTTCTGTAGCTTGGGCAGATTCACCTGATGGCCCTTGGACCCACACAGGTAAAGTTGTATTACCAAATGGACCAGAAGGTTCTTGGGATCAATATTCAATTCACGATCCTTATCCTTTAGTACACGATGGTAAAATTTACTTGTATTATAAAGGTGATTTTGATAAAAGACCAGAATTAAAACCTTCTAAAATTAGAATGCAAGGTTTGGCAATTGCAGAAGACCCATTAGGGCCTTTTAAAAAACACCCTTTAAATCCGGTGATCAATTCTGGTCATGAAACCACATTGTTTCCTTTTAGAGAAGGTGTTGCTGCAATTGTACAAAGAGATGGGCAAGAGCATAATACCATACAATATGCCAAAGATTGGGTAAATTTTGAAATAGCTTCTATAACAGAATTAATGCCTGTTGCTGGTGGCCCTTTTGTACCAGATGCTTTTACAGATACAAAAGATGGTAGAGGTATAACTTGGGGAATTTCTCATATTATTAATGCTGGTGGTAACTGGAAAAATAATCACACTATTTTATTACGTTTCGATTGTGATTTAAGTCAAGATATTCATGATGATGCTATGAAACAGCATCATTATAACTATTCACCAGAATTTCATTACAGTCATGGTTTGAATAAAAATCAGAAAAAAAGAATACAACATCATAATATAAAATTGAAACAAAATGAATCAGAATAG